The nucleotide window GAACAGGATATTCTAATTTAAGTTATCTTCATCGTTTCCCTATAGATACTCTAAAAATCGATCAATCCTTTGTTCGTCGGATGAACAGTCAAGAAAGTCAAGATAGATACGCTCAAATTGTCCGAACGGTAATTATGTTAGGACATAATCTAGAGTTAGATGTGATTGCGGAAGGAATCGAAACAGAAGAACAGATGCACATTCTTAAATCTCTCGGTTGTGAATATGGACAGGGCTATTATTTTGCTAAACCTCTTCCGAGTCCAGAGGTGACAGAGTTATTAAAAAAAGATCCTCAATGGTTAACCTTTAAACCTTGAAAGATAGAAAAATTTAGGAGCATATTTTCCCAGTTAAATTATAAAGGTGATCTGTATAGCGATCACCTTTAGTGTTAAAACAAAGAATGTTTTAGTGATTCACTTGTTGAACCAAGGCCATAACATCGCTACGACTTAATTTTTCTTTTCCTAAAGCGAGGACTTCTAACGTTCCATAGGCTAAAGCTAAGGGAATTTTACAAAAGTCTAAGGCCGGCCCATCAGGAAGAGATTTAGTATAATAATCAGCCAATTTTAAATTATGGCGGGCATAGGCGTGCATTTCTTCAGCCCGCCATCCATCAGGGAAAAAATCGACTCCTCTACGTAAATCTTCACTATGATTACGGGCAATATTAACCGCTTGTAACCCTCGTCCGAAACCGATGGCGTAAGTACGGTTAGTTTGAGTTCCATCATACCAACCCCACAAATCCGAAAGCAGTAACCCGACTGCACCTGCTACACTAAACGTATAGCGATCTAAATCAGTTACGGTTTCAATTTTCCAGTTATTTTCAGCCCAATAAGCCATCCGATCGGCCATCGCTGCTGTCGCATCCCAAATGCGAGGAGCGATTGTTTCAGGAGCGAGTAATGCCCATTCTCCCAGGCGTATAGTGACTTCTGGAAGGACATCTTGATGAGAAAGTAAACCCGATGAGAAATTATCTACAGTGGTATTTTCTGCTGCTGCCTGTAAATTGAGGCTAATCTGACGTAAAATTCTGGCTTTGGTAAA belongs to Gloeothece citriformis PCC 7424 and includes:
- a CDS encoding squalene/phytoene synthase family protein, encoding MKFRDNALTILKETSRTFYIPISRLPDKLQEAVASAYLCMRAIDEVEDHKTLDNFTKARILRQISLNLQAAAENTTVDNFSSGLLSHQDVLPEVTIRLGEWALLAPETIAPRIWDATAAMADRMAYWAENNWKIETVTDLDRYTFSVAGAVGLLLSDLWGWYDGTQTNRTYAIGFGRGLQAVNIARNHSEDLRRGVDFFPDGWRAEEMHAYARHNLKLADYYTKSLPDGPALDFCKIPLALAYGTLEVLALGKEKLSRSDVMALVQQVNH